The window GGCCTTGGTGACGGCTTCCTGGCCATCGTGCGCGGTCTGCAGTTCGTTGCCCGTGATCTTCAGCAGCATGGCGAGCGTGATGGCTGAGTCGCGGTTGTCGTCGACAACCAGAATCTTTCGCCGACCTTTCTTCGTGGTTAGTTCAGTATCGACCGGCGGCCGCGGCTGTGGACCGGCGGCGAGCGCCGGAAGTCGCACGGTGAACTCGGTTCCCTGGTTTGTTCCTTCGCTGTGAGCGGTGACGGTTCCTTCGTGCATTTCGACGAGGCGTTTGACGAGCGTCAAGCCGATGCCGAGGCCTCCTTGCGCGCGATCCAAGGTGCGATCGAGTTGCGAGAACATTTCAAAAGCCCGCGGCATGAGTTCCGGCGGAATACCGATGCCATTGTCACGGACGCGGATTAGCACGTCGCCGTCGCCCCGTCGCACGCTGATGGCGATTCGGCCGCCGGGCTCGGTGTATTTGCAGGCGTTGGTCAGCAGATTGCCGAGCACCTGCACCAGCCGAGCGGAATCGGCATGCACGTGGATCGGCTGCGCGGGGAGATCGATCTTGAGTTCATGGCGCGCCGAGTCGATTTGCGGCTGGCAGGCTTCGACAGCGTTGTTCACAATGTCGGCGACGGAGACGCTCTCGCGGCGGAGCGCGAGACGATTGCGACTGATGCGGCTGACATCGAGCAAGTCATCGACAAGGCGAACCATTTGCGACATCTGCCGCTCCATGGTTCCCCGCGATTGGGCGATGACTTCCGGATTATTGTCGGCCCGCTTCATCACTTCCAGCGAGTTGCGAATCGGCGCGAGTGGGTTGCGTAGCTCATGCGCGAGCGTGGCCAGGAACTCGTCCTTTTTGCGATCTGTTTCTTTGAGCGCTTGTTCGCTCTGCTGAAGTGCGGCTACCGTCACACGCAGTTGCTCGTCTTGTTGCGCGAGATCCGTCGTGCGCTGCGCGACTCGCCGTTCGAGTTCCGCATTGGCTTGTTGCAAGGCTTGTTCGGCTTGCTGGCGAGCCTTGATCTCGCGCTCGAGCTCTTCGGGACTGCGCATCGCGAGAACATTGGGCACGACACCGAACAGCGAAAAGACCGTCGCCCATGACACTACGGCGGTGAAGAGTTTGATCATTCCGGCCAGACGATACGCGGGCCAGTAGAAGATGATGGCTTCCATCAGATGCGTCGTGCCGCAAGCGAGGATGAACGCGCCGAACAGCAGAAAGATGGTGCGAAACGGCAGGTCTTGGCGGCGGAAAAGAAAGTAAGCCAGCACGAGTGGGATCGCGACGTAAGCGCCCCATACACCGAGATCGGAAACAATGTGCAGCCAGCCCAGCCAGGGCGTTTCACTCCAACCGCTGCCACATTGCCAACGCGCGGGAAAGCCGGCAGGGCTGAACAACCGTGCGAGAAACTCCACGGGATCGCTCCGTCATCACGAACTCAGTTCCTCTTCGCACCAGCCAGGGCATTCCTTTGACTGGCAAAAACACTTGGTGCGAAGAAGGGGGCATTCTAGCGGATGAGCGAGGTGGTCAACAGCGGCATGCGGGTTATGCGTTGCCGCTCAAATCGGCCTTCAGGTTGATTGCTTTGCCGCGCAAACCGGGAATGAGCATCGGCGTTTCGTCGCGATAGCGGGCGTACGACTGGCCGTGATAAGCGAGCAGGTCGCGCTCTTCCCAGCGAATGGCAAGGAGGATGTAAACGAACATTCCGCCCGCAAACAACAGGTGCGAAACGGTCATCGTCGGCGCGGCCCAAAAAACCGTGAGCCAACCAACATATAGCGGATGGCGAATCCAGCGATATGGTCCCGGCGTGCGAAACGGCAGGCCCGTGTATTCACGTCCTTGGTAAAAGAGCCAGACTTGTCGCAGGCCGAAGAGATCGAAATGGTTGATCAACAGCGTCGAGCCCACCACGATCAGCCAACCGCTCAAGTAGAGAGCGTAAGTGGCCGTTCGCAGCCATGGCGATTGCACATGCCAGATCACGCCGCCGATGGGTTCCCACAGCGCGACGATCAGGCCGAGAGCAACGCACGACAGCACGAGGTAGGTGCTTCGTTCAACCGGTTCGGGAACGTATTTGGTCCACCAGCGTTTGAACCACGGCCTCGCCATCACGCTGTGTTGGACCGCAAATAGCGTCAGCAAACCACAGTCGATCAGAATCGCCAGCAGCATACCGGAGACCGACGTACTGCGCGATGCCGAGTCGATGGTCCGCTTCAGCCAGAAGTTGCCGAGAAAGCAAAGGGCAAAAACGGAGGTAAACAAAAATAAGGCGTAAGCGAACAAGCCATACGCCAGAGCAGCCAGGCGATTTAACACGGGACGACCTCGGTAGGCGGGTTGGAAGGAGCAGCAGAGTTACCAGGCGCGACTTCTTGCCAAAAGTGACAGGGAATTTCGCCGGGGACTAACAGCACTATCCGCAAGCCATGACCGCCGCGGCCAAAAATTACGAGATTCCTTCGGGCCCACGTACCGTGTCGCTAAGTCGAATCACTTCTTCCACCGGCAGCACAAAGACCTTGCCATCACCGATGTTGCCATCGGGGCCGGTGCGGGCGACCTGGGTGATGGTTTCCAGCGTCGGCTCGAGAAAATCCTCGTTCACGGCGATTTCGAGAGCGACCTTCCGCAGCAGATTCGTTTTGTATTCCGCGCCGCGATAGGTGGCCGCCTGCCCTTTTTGCCGGCCAAAGCCCTGAGCATCGCAAACGGTCATCCGCTCGACGCCAATTTTGGCGAGGGCTTCTTGCACGGCCCGCAATTTGGTCGGTTGAATCAAGGCGAGAATCAAACGCATGCCAGGTTCCTGCTTCGGCAAAGCTCCGAAGAATCTATGGAGAGGATTTCGTAAAGTATACTCATCGCCACCGTCTCTGCGGCGGTGGTTCATCCGCTTTTGCCTTACTCCTTTGATCGATTCAAAATGCTCCCTCGCATCATCGCCGATACGCCGCTCAATCCCGTCATCGAAGAACTGCTCGCCGGCAAGGTCGAGATTCTGCCGTGGGTCGTGGCCCTGGACGGCTCGCGCGAGCCGATCGACGGCCTTTACACCTACGGCCATCCGCAGGTCGACGGCGAAATGCTCGACCGGCTGCCGGGGTTAAAAGTCATCAGCAACTACGGCGTGGGTGTCGATCACATCCGCCTGGCCGATGCCGCCGCGCGGGGCATTCCGGTCGGCAACACGCCGGGCATTCTCGACGGCGCGACGGCCGATATGGGATTCACGCTACTGCTGGCTGCAGGTCGGCGACTCGTCGAGGGCGATCGCTACGCTCGCGGCGGAGAATTCACGCGTTACGATCCGGGTTACATGCTGGGTCGCGAAATCCATGGCAGTACCCTCGGCATCATCGGCATGGGACGCATCGGCCGACAAGTGGCGAAGCGAGCCCGCGCCTTCGATATGAATGTCGTCTATCACAACCGCCGGCGCGATGAACAAGCCGAAGCGCTCTACAGCGCACGATACTTGTCCTTCATCGACCTGCTGACAACGGCTGATTACGTGATGCTTTGCTGCCCGCTCAGCGAAGAAACTCGCGGTCTCATCGGCCGCGAACAACTAGCCCTGATGAAACGGACAGCGATTCTCATCAACATCGCCCGCGGCCCGGTCGTGAATACGGCGGCCCTGACCGAAGCACTCGCAAGCCAGCAGATTTACGCGGCGGGCCTCGACGTGACCGATCCTGAGCCACTGCCGCGAGACCATCCGCTTCTCAAGTTGAACAACGTTACCATCGCGCCGCACCTGGGGAGCGCCACCGAGCAAACTCGGCGTCAAATGGCGGAAATCTCCGTCGAAAACCTGCTGCTGGGATTGGCCGGGGAACCGCTGAAGCACCAGGTTCTTTCGTAACAGTTATGCCAGACCCCCGCTTTGACAGAATTCCTTTCGCCACCGATACTTCAGTGAACAGCAACTCGCCGCTTCGTGATCCAGTTCGGACATGGTCAACACCCTCTTCCTGCCCGAACTGCGCGAAATGCTCGCCGAGCGCAATGCGCACGACCTGCACGAGTTCTGCATCGCCCTCAACCCGGCCCGCCTGGCCGAATACATGGAGGGCCTCACGCCGGCCGAGGCCTGGCAGGTGGTGCAATATGCCGAGCTGAAGCTGCGGGAAGATATCTTTCTGTACTTTCAGCACGAACGGCAGATCGAGATCATCGAATCGCAGGACAGGGCCGAAGTGGCCGAGCTGCTCGCTGATCTGCCCGCTGACGATCGCGTCGACTTGCTGTACGACGTGAAGGAAGACGTCGTCGAAGAGATTCTGCCGCTGCTGCCGGCCGATGAACGCCGCGAGTTTCTCCGGCTGCGGGCTTATCCTGAAGCCTCCGCCGGCGCGATGATGACCACCGAAATGGCCATGATCGAGGAGGAGCTCTCGGTTCGCGATGCTCTCGTCGCGCTCAGCCGCGAAGCCGAGCACGTCGAGACGATTTACTACATCTACGTCGTCGACAAGGATCTGCACCTCCGCGGCGTGGTCTCTGCGCGGCAACTTGTTTCATCGCTGGGCAAGCCTGATCTGAAAGTCTCCGATCTCATGGAGACTGACATGATC is drawn from Anatilimnocola floriformis and contains these coding sequences:
- a CDS encoding 2-hydroxyacid dehydrogenase; the encoded protein is MLPRIIADTPLNPVIEELLAGKVEILPWVVALDGSREPIDGLYTYGHPQVDGEMLDRLPGLKVISNYGVGVDHIRLADAAARGIPVGNTPGILDGATADMGFTLLLAAGRRLVEGDRYARGGEFTRYDPGYMLGREIHGSTLGIIGMGRIGRQVAKRARAFDMNVVYHNRRRDEQAEALYSARYLSFIDLLTTADYVMLCCPLSEETRGLIGREQLALMKRTAILINIARGPVVNTAALTEALASQQIYAAGLDVTDPEPLPRDHPLLKLNNVTIAPHLGSATEQTRRQMAEISVENLLLGLAGEPLKHQVLS
- the mddA gene encoding methanethiol S-methyltransferase, with translation MLNRLAALAYGLFAYALFLFTSVFALCFLGNFWLKRTIDSASRSTSVSGMLLAILIDCGLLTLFAVQHSVMARPWFKRWWTKYVPEPVERSTYLVLSCVALGLIVALWEPIGGVIWHVQSPWLRTATYALYLSGWLIVVGSTLLINHFDLFGLRQVWLFYQGREYTGLPFRTPGPYRWIRHPLYVGWLTVFWAAPTMTVSHLLFAGGMFVYILLAIRWEERDLLAYHGQSYARYRDETPMLIPGLRGKAINLKADLSGNA
- a CDS encoding hybrid sensor histidine kinase/response regulator, translating into MEFLARLFSPAGFPARWQCGSGWSETPWLGWLHIVSDLGVWGAYVAIPLVLAYFLFRRQDLPFRTIFLLFGAFILACGTTHLMEAIIFYWPAYRLAGMIKLFTAVVSWATVFSLFGVVPNVLAMRSPEELEREIKARQQAEQALQQANAELERRVAQRTTDLAQQDEQLRVTVAALQQSEQALKETDRKKDEFLATLAHELRNPLAPIRNSLEVMKRADNNPEVIAQSRGTMERQMSQMVRLVDDLLDVSRISRNRLALRRESVSVADIVNNAVEACQPQIDSARHELKIDLPAQPIHVHADSARLVQVLGNLLTNACKYTEPGGRIAISVRRGDGDVLIRVRDNGIGIPPELMPRAFEMFSQLDRTLDRAQGGLGIGLTLVKRLVEMHEGTVTAHSEGTNQGTEFTVRLPALAAGPQPRPPVDTELTTKKGRRKILVVDDNRDSAITLAMLLKITGNELQTAHDGQEAVTKAEQFQPEIILLDIGMPIMDGYQACRAIRTQPWGQRIKIVALTGWGQESDRRQTREAGFDAHLVKPVEHALLVKTIDDLLPSTA
- a CDS encoding P-II family nitrogen regulator — its product is MRLILALIQPTKLRAVQEALAKIGVERMTVCDAQGFGRQKGQAATYRGAEYKTNLLRKVALEIAVNEDFLEPTLETITQVARTGPDGNIGDGKVFVLPVEEVIRLSDTVRGPEGIS